The following are encoded in a window of Dioscorea cayenensis subsp. rotundata cultivar TDr96_F1 chromosome 16, TDr96_F1_v2_PseudoChromosome.rev07_lg8_w22 25.fasta, whole genome shotgun sequence genomic DNA:
- the LOC120279150 gene encoding LOW QUALITY PROTEIN: pentatricopeptide repeat-containing protein At1g31430-like (The sequence of the model RefSeq protein was modified relative to this genomic sequence to represent the inferred CDS: deleted 1 base in 1 codon), whose translation MFSKFIRHLCSFSSYKPTRLTKKECISILQRCKSMRELKQIHCQILMSSMQHNKDIMDGILVFCTSPQTGDLCHAERVIESLTDPSLFVYNLMIKSFTKDRQPEKAILLFQKMRKACLSPDNFTFPLVLKALGEVKAMVEGRKVHAFIVKTGLEFDSYVRSSLIDMYAEMGAIEASQELFDEMPERNVIAWNVLIASYIKCCRFEDAISTFLKMEKSGVKLNEATLVTILSACVSLGDLEMGKKVHGYIENKEFKDGIPVNNAMLDMYSKCGCMNMARRVFDEMPSKDVISWTSIVSGYANSGMLNEARELFDRSPARDLVLWTVMINGYIQCNKFNKALVLFREMKSRRIKPDKFTVVALLSACANLGALEQGKWIHGFIKENKIRIDAIVGTALIDMYSKCGCVQEALEIFRRVEGKDTATWTSVIFGLAMNGESSEALKIFSEMHKKEAKPDDITFVGVLTACCHGGLVDEGLQCLHSMKEEYHIEPKTQNTCGCLADLLGRAGLLEQAEKLIQELPYKNAKDILPFWSSLLGACRIHGNDQMVKEKLERRIAKLESVSKAKPMGRHDRK comes from the exons ATGTTCTCCAAGTTCATACGCCATTTATGCTCCTTTTCAAGCTACAAACCAACAAGGCTAACCAAAAAGGAGTGCATCTCCATCCTCCAGAGATGCAAATCCATGAGAGAACTCAAGCAAATTCACTGCCAAATTCTCATGTCAAGCATGCAACACAACAAAGACATAATGGACGGTATCTTGGTCTTCTGTACAAGTCCTCAAACTGGAGACTTATGCCACGCAGAGAGAGTGATTGAATCTCTCACTGATCCTTCTCTTTTTGTCTACAATCTCATGATCAAGTCTTTCACTAAAGATAGACAACCAGAGAAGGCCATACTACTCtttcaaaagatgagaaaagcaTGCTTGTCACCAGATAACTTCACTTTCCCTCTGGTTTTGAAAGCATTGGGTGAGGTTAAGGCAATGGTGGAAGGGAGGAAagtccatgctttcattgtgaaAACTGGCTTAGAGTTTGATTCTTATGTGAGGAGCTCACTCATTGATATGTATGCAGAGATGGGAGCCATTGAAGCTTCACAGgagttgtttgatgaaatgcctgagAGAAATGTGATTGCTTGGAACGTTCTCATTGCTAGTTATATCAAGTGCTGCAGGTTTGAAGATGCAATCTCTactttcttgaagatggagaagagtgGAGTGAAGCTGAATGAAGCTACTCTTGTAACCATACTTTCAGCTTGTGTTTCACTTGGAGATTTGGAAATGGGAAAGAAGGTTCATGGTTATATTGAGAACAAGGAATTCAAAGATGGCATTCCTGTTAACAATGCAATGTTAGATATGTACAGCAAGTGTGGCTGTATGAACATGGCTCGGAGAGTTTTCGATGAGATGCCATCGAAAGATGTAATTTCTTGGACTAGCATTGTCTCCGGGTATGCCAATTCCGGTATGTTGAATGAAGCTAGGGAGCTATTTGATCGGAGTCCAGCTAGAGACTTGGTTCTCTGGACTGTGATGATCAATGGGTATATTCAGTGTAATAAGTTCAACAAAGCTCTGGTTTTGTTCAGAGAGATGAAGAGTAGAAGAATCAAACCTGATAAGTTCACAGTTGTGGCACTTCTCTCAGCGTGCGCTAATCTGGGTGCTCTTGAGCAAGGCAAGTGGATACATGGATTCATTAAGGAAAACAAGATAAGAATCGACGCCATTGTTGGTACTGCTCTCATAGATATGTACTCAAAATGCGGTTGTGTGCAAGAGGCTCTGGAAATCTTCAGAAGAGTAGAGGGGAAAGACACGGCGACATGGACTTCAGTTATCTTCGGGCTGGCCATGAATGGAGAATCCAGTGAAGCACTCAAAATTTTCTCAGAGATGCACAAAAAGGAAGCTAAACCTGATGACATTACTTTCGTTGGTGTACTAACTGCTTGCTGTCATGGAGGATTGGTGGATGAAGGACTGCAGTGTTTGCATTCCATGAAAGAGGAGTATCATATAGAACCAAAAACCCAAAACACT TGTGGTTGTTTGGCTGATCTCCTTGGACGTGCAGGTCTTTTAGAGCAGGCAGAGAAGCTGATACAAGAGCTTCCATATAAGAATGCTAAAGATATCTTGCCATTCTGGAGCTCCCTTCTTGGAGCTTGTAGAATCCATGGGAATGACCAAATGGTGAAAGAGAAACTGGAGAGGCGAATCGCTAAACTAGAGTCTGTCTCAAAAGCAAAACCAATGGGAAGACATGACCGAAAATGA
- the LOC120279602 gene encoding LOW QUALITY PROTEIN: aurachin C monooxygenase/isomerase-like (The sequence of the model RefSeq protein was modified relative to this genomic sequence to represent the inferred CDS: deleted 6 bases in 4 codons), giving the protein MEMKKAIVVGGSIAGLSCAHALIAAGWTPVVIEKSAAPPDGSPTGAGLCLDPQALRLLNLWIKDSNLLHSSTLPLSIDLNQVTDSEKKISWDLAKDENFGFRAAHWADLHKIIYKALPANIILCGHQFISFEVSDDKAAVKVKSQLFETGDMVEIVGDLLVAADGCLSSIRRHFFPDFKLRYSGYSAWRGVLDCSGQEHAEIISNLRKAYPEFGQCLYFDLADRTHCVLYELKNKRINWIWYINMPEPELKGSSVTMKVNDEMIENMHEEAEKVWVPELARVMRETKGSFINVIYDSNPLPQLFWDNVVLVGDAAHPTTPHGVRSTNMSILDAGILGHCLGKWGSKNIDSALREFQAIRLPVVSEQVLHARQMGRMKQGLVSFNPKEATLEECLLLLQRSMPYFEGVPFPI; this is encoded by the exons atggagatgaagaaggCCATCGTGGTCGGAGGGAGCATTGCAGGCTTGTCCTGCGCTCATGCTTTAATCGCCGCTGGATGGACGCCGGTGGTGATCGAGAAGTCGGCAGCACCGCCGGACGGAAGCCCAACCGGCGCCGGTCTCTGTCTCGACCCTCAAGCTCTCCGTCTCCTCAACCTTTGGATCAAAGACTCAAACCTGCTCCATTCCTCCACGCTGCCCCTCTCCATCGATTTG AATCAAGTGACTGATAGTGAGAAGAAGATAAGCTGGGATTTGGCCAAAGATGAGAACTTTGGGTTCAGAGCTGCACACTGGGCTGATCTTCATAAGATTATATAC AAAGCTTTGCCAGCAAATATCATTCTTTGTGGTCACCAGTTCATT TCCTTTGAAGTTTCTGATGATAAGGCTGCTGTTAAGGTTAAAAGCCAG CTTTTTGAAACTGGAGACATGGTAGAGATTGTTGGGGATCTCTTGGTTGCTGCTGATGGATGTTTGTCATCAATCCGAAGACATTTCTTTCCTGATTTTAAACTAAG GTATTCAGGTTACTCAGCATGGAGAGGAGTTCTTGATTGTTCAGGCCAAGAGCATGCTGAGATTATTAGCAATCTCAGAAAAGCTTATCCAGAGTTTGGACAGTGTTTGTACTTTGATCTTGCTGATAGAACTCATTGTGTGCTGTATGAGCTTAAAAACAAGAGGATCAATTGGATTTGGTACATCAACATGCCAGAACCAGAGCTGAAG GGAAGCTCAGTAACGATGAAGGTGAATGATGAGATGATTGAGAACATGCATGAAGAAGCTGAGAAAGTTTGGGTACCAGAACTAGCAAGAGTGATGAGAGAAACAAAAGGATCC TTCATCAATGTAATATATGACAGTAATCCACTTCCACAGCTTTTTTGGGACAATGTGGTGTTGGTTGGAGATGCAGCTCATCCAACAACTCCTCATGGAGTGAGAagcaccaacatgtccattttAGATGCTGGAATTCTTGGTCATTGTCTTGGCAAGTGGGGATCCAAGAACATAGACTCTGCTCTCAGGGAATTCCAAGCAATTCGGCTGCCGGTTGTCTCAGAGCAAGTTCTGCATGCACGGCAGATGGGGAGAATGAAGCAGGGATTGGTTTCTTTCAATCCAAAAGAAGCAACTTTAGAGGAATGCCTACTGCTTCTGCAGAGAAGTATGCCATACTTTGAAGGTGTTCCTTTTCCAATTTGA
- the LOC120278746 gene encoding caffeoylshikimate esterase-like, with product MAGEPTRFFWGNEPSEDEYYAANGVINKQSYFESPHGRLFTQSFHPIGSAPSEPAPIKGLVFMTHGYGSDSGWLFQKIAISYATWGYAVYCADLLGHGRSDGLRCYLGDMEKVAAASLSFFSSVRTNHPSLPAFLFGESMGGAATLLMYLRSDPATWTGLIFSAPLFVIPDDMKPSKLHLFLYGLLLGFADTWAAMPDNKMVGKAIKDPDKLRVIASNPRRYTGKPRVGTMRELLRLCEYFKENFSKVTVPFLTAHGTDDGVTSPEGSKMLYEMASSEDKTLKLYEGMYHSLIQGEPDENGQRVLADMREWIDERVKHYGNGVLANGAVTDISS from the coding sequence ATGGCGGGGGAACCGACGCGTTTCTTCTGGGGAAACGAGCCATCGGAAGACGAGTACTACGCCGCCAACGGCGTCATCAACAAGCAATCCTACTTCGAATCCCCTCACGGCCGTCTCTTCACCCAATCCTTCCACCCTATCGGCTCGGCTCCATCCGAGCCGGCTCCAATCAAAGGCTTAGTATTCATGACTCACGGCTACGGCTCCGACTCCGGCTGGCTCTTCCAAAAAATCGCCATTTCCTACGCCACCTGGGGCTACGCCGTCTACTGCGCCGACCTCCTCGGCCACGGCCGCTCCGATGGCCTCCGCTGCTACCTCGGCGACATGGAAAAGGTCGCCGCCGcttctctctccttcttctcctccgtcCGTACGAACCATCCCTCCCTCCCGGCTTTCCTCTTCGGTGAGTCGATGGGTGGCGCCGCCACCCTCCTCATGTACCTCCGTTCAGATCCTGCCACGTGGACAGGCCTCATCTTCTCCGCTCCGCTCTTCGTCATCCCTGATGACATGAAGCCTTCCAAACTTCATCTCTTTCTTTACGGTCTCTTGCTTGGCTTTGCTGACACGTGGGCCGCCATGCCTGATAACAAGATGGTCGGAAAAGCCATTAAAGATCCCGATAAGCTTCGTGTTATTGCTTCTAATCCCCGGCGTTACACCGGCAAGCCTCGCGTTGGCACCATGAGAGAGCTTCTCCGGCTGTGTGAATACTTTAAGGAGAATTTCAGCAAGGTTACTGTTCCTTTCCTCACAGCTCATGGCACCGACGACGGCGTGACCTCGCCGGAGGGATCAAAGATGCTTTATGAGATGGCGAGTAGTGAGGATAAAACTTTGAAGCTTTACGAAGGGATGTATCATTCGTTGATCCAAGGCGAGCCTGATGAAAATGGTCAACGGGTTTTGGCCGACATGAGAGAGTGGATAGATGAACGTGTCAAACATTACGGTAATGGTGTTCTTGCTAACGGCGCCGTTACGGATATTTCTTCTTAA
- the LOC120279151 gene encoding probable LRR receptor-like serine/threonine-protein kinase At3g47570 yields the protein MMVAIKVFSLNIRGASKSFLSECESLRSIRHRNLIKIITSYVSIDSQVNDFKALVLDLMPNGSLDSWLHPVENQQQQQQQSPLSLIQRLNVAIDVADALEYLHHSCQPPVVHCDLKPSNVLLDDDVNARVGDFGLAKILMNNNSNLWQSSTTSTEIIKGTIGYVPPEYGFGSEVSTMGDVYSYGILVLELLTGKRPVDESFKDGMTMRKFVKSYAFSGENHGGHGSINVLTRR from the exons ATGATGGTCGCCATTAAAGTCTTCAGCCTCAACATTAGAGGAGCTTCAAAGAGCTTTCTCTCTGAATGTGAATCACTCAGAAGCATCCGACACCGGAATCTCATCAAGATCATCACTTCATACGTGAGCATTGATTCACAAGTCAATGACTTCAAAGCTCTGGTTTTAGACTTGATGCCAAATGGAAGCTTGGACTCATGGTTACATCCAGTGGagaatcaacaacaacaacaacaacaaagtccTCTGAGTTTGATTCAAAGGTTGAATGTGGCCATTGATGTTGCTGATGCTTTGGAGTATCTTCATCACTCTTGCCAACCTCCAGTTGTTCACTGTGATCTGAAGCCAAGCAATGTTCTTTTGGATGATGACGTGAATGCTCGTGTCGGAGACTTTGGTCTTGCAAAGATCCTCATGAACAACAACAGCAACTTATGGCAGAGCTCCACAACCTCAACAGAGATCATCAAAGGAACCATTGGCTATGTTCCTCCAG AGTATGGTTTTGGGAGTGAGGTGTCAACCATGGGAGACGTGTACAGCTATGGGATCCTTGTGCTGGAGTTGCTGACAGGAAAGAGACCAGTTGACGAGAGTTTCAAGGATGGTATGACAATGAGAAAGTTTGTAAAGTCTTATGCTTTCTCTGGAGAGAATCATGGAGGTCATGGATCCATCAATGTTCTCACAAGAAGATGA
- the LOC120279152 gene encoding putative receptor-like protein kinase At3g47110, with product MSGIKFLHLSSNQLNGSIPVALGGTLDKLKVLALSKNSLTGVIPSSIGNLSSLVQLSLMSNNLQGIISEELGRLSNLVRFQVADNSLHGTIPSVLFNISSIDFISVAVNQLHGRLPSTLGTKLSKLTMLYIGGNMFSGTVPASLSNASLLEIDISLNQFSGTVPPIFGGMHGLYYLNLQNNQFKASDARDWSFIDSLVNCSNLNMLSISFNDLGGVLPLSIANFSKEMMFLYMGYNHFSGIIPHGIGNLVNLFELSLEDNHLTGPIPDNIGKLTMLRALSLHDNKLIGFIPSSIGNLTLLSDIFLDGNKFEGTIPSTMKTLRQLSTLYSSNNRLSGRIPGEILGHFFSLLVLDLANNSFSGTIPTEIGSLTNLQYLLLNGNRLTGKIPGTISGCAVLEDLNLQGNLFIGSIPPSLSNLKGLKNLNLSYNSLSGGIPSSFSNLKLLQILGLSNNNLSGSVPEFLQDLKFLFVLDLSYNHFHGELPVKGVFTNSSALVLIGNVELCGGLPQLHLPVCLKSHIKQVEDL from the coding sequence ATTTCTCCACTTGTCATCCAACCAGCTCAATGGTTCTATCCCTGTTGCGCTTGGTGGAACTCTCGACAAGCTAAAGGTGCTGGCTCTATCTAAAAACAGTCTCACTGGAGTCATTCCATCATCCATTGGGAACCTTTCTTCTCTAGTTCAACTCTCTCTTATGTCAAATAATTTACAAGGAATCATCTCTGAAGAACTCGGCAGGCTGTCAAACTTAGTGCGTTTCCAGGTGGCTGACAATTCTCTCCATGGGACAATCCCTTCAGTTTTGTTCAATATTTCATCTATAGATTTTATAAGCGTCGCAGTCAATCAGCTCCATGGGAGGCTACCTTCAACTTTAGGCACCAAGCTTTCAAAACTCACAATGCTTTACATTGGTGGTAACATGTTTAGTGGAACCGTCCCTGCTTCACTGTCCAATGCTTCTCTTCTTGAGATTGACATTTCACTAAACCAGTTTAGTGGGACAGTGCCCCCAATTTTTGGAGGGATGCATGGCCTTTATTATCTCAATTTACAAAATAATCAGTTTAAAGCCAGCGATGCCAGGGATTGGAGCTTCATTGATTCCTTGGTGAATTGCAGCAACTTGAACATGCTCTCTATTTCATTCAATGATCTCGGCGGTGTGTTGCCTCTGTCGATAGCCAACTTCTCTAAGGAGATGATGTTTTTATACATGGGTTACAACCATTTCTCAGGGATCATTCCGCATGGGATTGGAAATTTAGTTAATTTGTTTGAATTGTCTTTGGAAGATAATCACCTCACTGGCCCAATTCCAGATAACATTGGAAAGCTTACAATGTTACGGGCTTTGAGTTTGCATGACAACAAGCTCATAGGTTTCATTCCATCCAGCATTGGCAATCTAACTCTGTTGTCAGATATCTTCTTAGATGGGAATAAATTTGAAGGCACTATACCTTCTACTATGAAAACTCTCAGGCAACTCTCAACACTGTATTCATCTAACAACAGGCTTAGTGGGAGAATACCAGGAGAAATCCTTGGACATTTCTTTTCACTTCTTGTTCTTGATTTAGCCAACAACTCTTTCAGTGGAACTATTCCTACAGAGATTGGAAGCTTGACAAATCTTCAATATTTGCTATTAAATGGGAATAGGTTGACAGGTAAAATCCCTGGGACCATCAGTGGATGTGCAGTCTTAGAAGACCTCAATTTGCAAGGTAATCTCTTTATTGGATCCATCCCTCCATCTTTAAGCAATCTAAAAGGTCTCAAAAATTTAAACCTTTCATACAATAGCTTGTCAGGAGGCATTCCTTCATCTTTTAGCAACTTAAAACTCCTTCAAATACTTGGTCTATCAAACAATAACTTATCTGGGTCTGTCCCAGAGTTCCTACAAGATTTGaagtttctttttgttttggacCTTTCTTACAATCACTTCCATGGTGAACTCCCTGTAAAAGGGGTGTTTACAAATTCATCTGCACTAGTTTTAATTGGAAATGTTGAGCTTTGCGGGGGACTCCCACAACTTCACTTACCTGTCTGCCTTAAGTCCCACATAAAACAAGTAGAGGATCTCTAA